One Setaria italica strain Yugu1 chromosome II, Setaria_italica_v2.0, whole genome shotgun sequence DNA segment encodes these proteins:
- the LOC101762639 gene encoding uncharacterized protein LOC101762639 isoform X2, which produces MGEASPESGAAAAGGAAGPAPPRKGKSCKGCLYYSSVLKSRGYNPICVGIPRSIPQVPNYVVDEPKEEAMSQGHDLRQFRYGCAGYSMYVDNRDSRGGESEGKTLLPYCRGLELLVDSRLVEKQPSTAQQAPAHVSKDATTRSHQEGQQRPAHLARQEFLGRFKRSAGLVASGVAKNLNKTANYIKENIQDIFYPDRRPPK; this is translated from the exons ATGGGTGAGGCATCGCCGGAgtccggcgccgcggcggccggaggtGCCGCTggtccggcgccgccgcgaaaAGGGAAGTCTTGCAAGGGCTGCCTCTACTACTCGTCGGTGCTCAAGTCCCGCGGCTACAACCCCATCTGTGTCGGGATCCCCCGCTCCATCCCCCAAG TTCCGAACTACGTGGTGGATGAGCCTAAGGAAGAGGCGATGTCTCAGGGGCATGATCTGAGGCAGTTCAGGTACGGGTGCGCGGGTTACTCCATGTACGTGGACAACAGGGACAGCAGAGGTGGCGAGAGCGAGGGCAAGACGTTGTTGCCGTATTGCCGGGGGCTTGAG CTATTGGTGGACAGCAGATTGGTCGAGAAACAACCGTCAACTGCACAACAAGCTCCGGCACATGTTTCAAAGGATG CTACCACCCGCTCTCACCAGGAGGGACAACAGAGACCCGCGCACTTGGCGAGACAGGAATTCTTGGGAAG GTTTAAGAGGAGTGCCGGACTGGTCGCTTCAGGTGTGGCCAAGAATCTAAACAAAACGGCCAATTATATCAAGGAAAATATCCAGGACATATTTTACCCTGATCGCCGCCCACCGAAATAG
- the LOC101762639 gene encoding uncharacterized protein LOC101762639 isoform X1, with the protein MGEASPESGAAAAGGAAGPAPPRKGKSCKGCLYYSSVLKSRGYNPICVGIPRSIPQVPNYVVDEPKEEAMSQGHDLRQFRYGCAGYSMYVDNRDSRGGESEGKTLLPYCRGLELLVDSRLVEKQPSTAQQAPAHVSKDAATTRSHQEGQQRPAHLARQEFLGRFKRSAGLVASGVAKNLNKTANYIKENIQDIFYPDRRPPK; encoded by the exons ATGGGTGAGGCATCGCCGGAgtccggcgccgcggcggccggaggtGCCGCTggtccggcgccgccgcgaaaAGGGAAGTCTTGCAAGGGCTGCCTCTACTACTCGTCGGTGCTCAAGTCCCGCGGCTACAACCCCATCTGTGTCGGGATCCCCCGCTCCATCCCCCAAG TTCCGAACTACGTGGTGGATGAGCCTAAGGAAGAGGCGATGTCTCAGGGGCATGATCTGAGGCAGTTCAGGTACGGGTGCGCGGGTTACTCCATGTACGTGGACAACAGGGACAGCAGAGGTGGCGAGAGCGAGGGCAAGACGTTGTTGCCGTATTGCCGGGGGCTTGAG CTATTGGTGGACAGCAGATTGGTCGAGAAACAACCGTCAACTGCACAACAAGCTCCGGCACATGTTTCAAAGGATG CAGCTACCACCCGCTCTCACCAGGAGGGACAACAGAGACCCGCGCACTTGGCGAGACAGGAATTCTTGGGAAG GTTTAAGAGGAGTGCCGGACTGGTCGCTTCAGGTGTGGCCAAGAATCTAAACAAAACGGCCAATTATATCAAGGAAAATATCCAGGACATATTTTACCCTGATCGCCGCCCACCGAAATAG